One window of Vitis riparia cultivar Riparia Gloire de Montpellier isolate 1030 chromosome 5, EGFV_Vit.rip_1.0, whole genome shotgun sequence genomic DNA carries:
- the LOC117915038 gene encoding WAT1-related protein At5g07050-like has protein sequence MAKEGSKLSSIYRRFKPHLLMALAQFGYTFLYFITEASFNHGMNPHVYITYRHIVGGLVTFPFAYFLERKVRPKLTLALFVELFILSLLGVGLSLNMYFASLRYTSPTFIASVVNTIASLTFIIAVVLRMEVLDLRSPRGIAKVLGTLVSLAGVMTMTLYKGPIMKSLWDPLIHIQGNTTIHENWLKGSILTVASCVTWSIWYIMQAITLKRYPAQLSLTTWMSFIGAAQSAVFSVCVEHSRAAWTIGFNIDLWSTVYAGVVCSGLIIFVQLWCTEEKGPVFVTMFNPLSTILVAVLAYFVLGEKLYMGSILGGAIVIVGLYLLLWGKEGDQEAQVKSQEESYSVRDLQGGHKTQIITSAEELQRAEP, from the exons ATGGCAAAGGAGGGAAGTAAACTTAGCAGCATTTACAGGAGGTTCAAGCCCCACCTCCTCATGGCTTTGGCTCAGTTTGGCTacacttttttatatttcataacaGAAGCTTCCTTCAATCATGGGATGAACCCTCATGTCTACATAACCTATCGACATATTGTGGGTGGTTTGGTGACGTTTCCTTTTGCCTATTTTCTCGAAAG AAAAGTGAGGCCAAAGTTGACATTAGCTCTGTTTGTGGAGCTTTTTATTCTCTCCCTCCTGGG GGTGGGTTTGAGTCTCAACATGTATTTTGCAAGCTTGAGATACACTTCTCCAACCTTCATTGCATCTGTGGTCAACACCATAGCTTCTCTGACTTTTATAATTGCTGTTGTGCTCAG GATGGAAGTTCTGGATCTTCGAAGTCCCCGTGGAATAGCAAAAGTTCTTGGAACCTTGGTCTCCTTGGCTGGTGTCATGACTATGACATTGTACAAGGGACCCATCATGAAAAGCCTTTGGGATCCTCTTATCCATATTCAGGGAAACACAACCATCCATGAGAACTGGTTGAAAGGTTCGATCCTGACTGTAGCAAGCTGCGTAACATGGTCCATCTGGTATATTATGCAG GCAATTACACTGAAAAGATATCCTGCACAACTGTCTCTGACTACATGGATGAGCTTTATTGGGGCAGCACAATCAGCTGTTTTCAGTGTGTGTGTGGAACACAGTAGGGCGGCTTGGACTATTGGCTTCAACATTGATCTGTGGTCCACCGTATATGCT GGTGTAGTATGCTCCGGTTTAATAATCTTCGTTCAACTATGGTGCACAGAAGAAAAAGGACCTGTTTTTGTAACCATGTTTAATCCCCTTTCAACAATATTAGTAGCAGTTTTAGCATATTTCGTCCTTGGAGAAAAACTTTACATGGGAAG CATACTAGGGGGAGCAATTGTCATAGTTGGATTATACTTGCTGTTGTGGGGCAAAGAAGGTGACCAAGAAGCTCAGGTCAAGTCACAAGAGGAATCTTATTCGGTCCGTGATTTGCAAGGGGGCCACAAGACACAAATAATTACCTCAGCTGAAGAGTTACAAAGAGCAGAACCTTAg